From Ochotona princeps isolate mOchPri1 chromosome X, mOchPri1.hap1, whole genome shotgun sequence, one genomic window encodes:
- the FAM3A gene encoding protein FAM3A isoform X2, with protein MRLAGPESSVTAEPRARKYKCGLPQPCPEEHLAFRMVSGAANVIGPKICLEDKMLMSSVKDNVGRGLNIALVNGVNGELIEARAFDMWAGDVNDLLKFIRPLHEGTLVFVASYDDPATKMNEETRKLFSELGSRNAKELAFRDSWVFVGAKGVQNKSPFEQHVKNSKHTNKYEGWPEALEMEGCIPRRGVAS; from the exons AGCCACGGGCCAGGAAGTACAAGTGTGGCTTGCCCCAACCATGTCCTGAGGAACACCTGGCCTTCCGCATGGTCAGCGGAGCCGCCAACGTCATTGGGCCCAAGATCTGCCTCGAGGACAAGAT GCTCATGAGCAGTGTCAAGGACAACGTGGGCCGTGGGCTCAACATCGCCCTGGTGAATG GGGTCAATGGGGAGCTCATTGAGGCCCGGGCGTTTGACATGTGGGCTGGAG ATGTCAATGACCTGCTCAAGTTCATTAGGCCACTGCATGAAGGCACCTTGGTGTTTGTGGCATCCTACGACGACCCAGCCACCAA GATGAATGAGGAGACCAGGAAGCTTTTCAGCGAGCTGGGCAGCAGGAATGCCAAGGAGCTGGCCTTCCGGGACAGCTGGGTGTTTGTGGGGGCCAAGGGCGTGCAGAACAAGAGCCCCTTTGAGCAG CACGTGAAGAACAGCAAGCACACCAACAAGTACGAGGGCTGGCCCGAGGCACTGGAGATGGAAGGCTGCATCCCACGGCGAGGTGTGGCCAGCTAG